The Malus sylvestris chromosome 8, drMalSylv7.2, whole genome shotgun sequence genomic interval GGAAGCAGATATGTACATAATTTTGAAGAACCATTCaatatttgatttggttttgaccTGATCGGATGGCCTTTACGCTAAGCAgacagtttttgttttgttttagtttatCCCCGAAGATGCAACCATGGCAACATTCTAACATGGCTATGTTTGGCTGATATTTCTGTTGAATTATGGTCCTGTTCAATTACTGGCATTTATTGATGAGAATTTTTGCTTCTTTTAAATGGTGTATAACAGGATAGGCCAATTTATGTTTGCGTTTTAGTTTTTGGAGTAGAAGTTGACAAGAAAGAGCAGTTGATAGTTCTGTAGAGGCGGAcgtgtaattaattaatttgtattGTATGACACCGACTTGCCGGTAgagttattttgtttttggttcaAATATTTGATATCAATTAAGTAAAATAAGCTTTTGGTTGCTGCCAAACTTACTGTAAGAAAAGAAATACAACGTCAGAGTAATCTGATTCGAGTTGTGGGATTTTCTTTCGAAAAGTTTGCCTGGTTTGAATCCCCTACTTAGCCAGGGTTGTACCTGCCTATGGCTAGTTATCATAAGTTGTGTGTTCTTTTCTTGTCCTTTTAAGTTTGCGGTTTAGCAAAGCACAATTTCACTGTGTCACACCAAAATTGAGCAACCTGTTAGATCAGGCACAGAGGGACAGGGAGAGAGGGgtgttattattaatattagtTTTTTATGCGGAAATACATGCACAAATATTGTAATTTTCTACAATTGGTTACATTCTGAATTATTGTTCTTTTCTCTCTATTATTGACTGATGCTAAATTACATAGATCTTGCTAAGCAATTCAAGTAATTAATTAGCTTTACATTATAGGTTACATGGGATGAACCTGAAGTTCTGCAGAATGCTAAGAGGGTGAGCCCGTGGGAAGTCGAATTTGTTGGACCAACACCTACAATTCATACTACCTTTTCCCCCACAAAGAGATTCAGAGCTCCTCTGAGTCATGGGCTGTTGACCAATGCAGAGGGAGAATTCTTTTTTCCTATGATGGGAGCAGCTAATTCAGCAATGGTGCCTTTTAGCGCATCCTTGTTGAACTATAACAATTTTCCTGCGGGCATGCAGGGAGCCAGGCAAGATACATTCTGTGTATCTAATCTATCCCACTTGTTAAGTGAAAACACTCCTCAGATGTGCACTTTCAATTCCATTGGCAAAAATGAGGGGCAAAAGTTGAAGAGGGTGTGTACTGAGTTGAACATTGGTAGTTCACAATCTGATGAATTGTCACCAGATAGCCAGAGTAGCATGCAATCCTTTGGCATGGAACTTGATGGAAACCGGTTGCAGACAAAGGTTGGCAGAAGTTCGTTTCAGCTGTTTGGTAAGATCATTTATATGAACCAGCCTGTTGAAGGTGGTTTTGATGATGTTGGTTGCACCGAGGACAGTGGCAACAAAGGGTACAATGAAACTGAAGAAGGGCACAGCCAACTGGATCTTTCTTTTACCAAACTGATTGATGTTCAATGTCAGAAAGCATCAGCTGTTGAAGCTTGTACTTTGTGAACTGCTGGTGGCTGCTGTGCCATAAGTTTCTGTACAGGTAATCTCTTCTCACGGAATTCAATTGAGTTGTCAAGTATACAACATGTACCTTACGATCAATTTTGGATCGGACATGCTTCAGTTGTACGGTTGAGGGTTTTGCATCTTCATTCCTTTGTTAGACTTGCACAAATCCTGTTTTGCCACTCCCTTCCTCATGTACCTGAGATATTCTGTATGTAGCTTTAAAGCTATTTACATCATTACGCCATGCCGAACAATGTTCTTTCCATAGTTCAATTGCATTTCCTTGAGTTTAGGACAATGACATCgttttcatcaatttcatcaagCCATTTTATTAATTCAGAGATTTGCTGGTTTGTTAAATTTTCTTGAATCCAGTATACAGGATTGGAATTATAgtaaaatgttttgttttgaactGCCTACATCTCTCTTTGCAACTGGAGGTACAATGTAGGATCTTTCCTGGCCTTGTCTTTTGTCCTATATATAGCTAGTAAAGATATATATTTCTTGTAATTTAAAGGATGAATCACatacaggaaaaaaaaagagggagtgCTGTTTCGGTCTTGGGTTATCACAGGGAAGTATTATGTGCATCATGTGTATCCTTTGGCATTTGAATCTTCAGCCGCATTGAACTGTCAGTTATGCTTCTCTgaataaacaaaatattatccGACTGAACTGATTTGAGCATCTTGTTTTTGGTTCGTGCAACCTGAATTTCTTTACCGGTGAGCTTTGCCTAATACTCGGCGTTCTGAATCTATTTGCAGGCGCTCAAGGCCGGCGGGAAGCTGACTACTAGTCTTGAGTGTTGCAGTAGTGAAGTGTGTATTGTTGGGGTTTGTTTAGTTTGTTGTGTTGGGCGGTTGAACGATCAGTGGACTTGGTTTCCTATGCTCCATCCAGACCAAGTTATTCGATGATGTTAATGCTAGAACGTGACATTATTATTGCTTCAGGAATTGGTGGTGCTCTTTGTTTCTTTGATggcttaatttgatttttattattattactagcGTAAATTTGAGATGTTGAAATGACGTGGGTGATgccttcttaaaaaaaaaaaaaaaacatcagaATTTGTGTCTTGTAATTACTAAATTGCTCATAGGCTTTATTTCTGGCCAGTTTTATTTAGAGGGTTAGGAGGATAATTTCATTGAGTTTTGGTCGACAACTAGTTTAACTTATGTAATTCTTATGGTTTCTCATTGAATCCTATTCCGGATTCTGTGTTAAGAAGCTGCGACGAAAAGTTTATGGCATGAATACACCGTCATTATAGCATTCAGTGTCATGAAAGTTGGTCTTCTTAAATGTTGCCATGAATTCCTGattttttgaatgaaatttatgTCGTctcttatgaaaaaaaaaaaagaaaaaaaaaagacgcgTTACAACTTACAATTGGGTGTCTAAGGATCTTTTTCGGATGTTGATAGAATCATCTAGAAAGGTCATGGGTTATTGAGCCCAAAAGACAAAGAGTGATGGGTCCTCAAGCCCATATATCGTCCAGTTCTCTGCAAACCAAAAGAAACCAAAATTACAATTTCAGCCCTGCCATTTACCACACCATTGTCCTCGTTGTCTGGAGCCTGAACCAGGAGCGGCAGCAGCCGAAACAACAAGAAACATCGGCGCGGCGGCTTAAAGGCCTCGAACGAAAGGCGGCCGCATCTCCACTTCACCGACCGTCtgtcttaattttaattttggttaGTTTTTAATGGCGAATTCGTTGTTTCTCCCAAATCACACTTTGATAGCTCCGCCTCCTCGTCGCCTCTCCGCCTCCGTCTCCTCGAAACCCAACAAACCCCAACCCCGTCTTCTTCcttgtcctcctcctcctctaggGTTTATCAACTTCTCTCTCACCTCCAACTCATCCTCCTCCATTATTAATCCCAGCAGCAGAAGGCGAGCCGCCTCTTCCTTCAAGTCTCGTCTCGCTCCTCAGGACTCGGTTCCCCCAGTAAGTACGCCCTCTTCATCCTCTCATTTCTAAATTGTTTTCCGTTACTTGAGATTAATGGTCATGGGTGCAGAGGATTTTCGTTCAAGTTTAAGTGAGTGTTTAGTTTGCTGCCATTTTGTTTCTCAGCATTATTGCATCGTCGTTGCTGGATGTTTTGGTCAAAATTGAAGCAGCGATTCTAGTTACTTTGTTTCCAGTCAAACTAAACAATCAAGCATTTCGCTTTCGTAGATTCTGATACACTCATTTTAATGCGCTTTACGCTCAGGCCGAATGCTGAATGCCGAATCCCTACTCTGAGATTCATGTTTCGATTTGTCTTGCTTTGATCCTTTCTGTATATGGttatcttctttgttttttgtttataatttgtattttcgcttatttttcttcatatttttatgTCTAGACGAATTCCAGAAAGGAAAGTAGTAAGAGCAATGCAGGACCTTCCGGAAGCGGAGGAGATGAAGAGCAGTTGCCCTCTTTGAAAACCCTCCTTAAAGTTTACAAGGAAGCGATTTTTAACGGGGATGGAAAAACTGTATCCGAAGTTGAGGCTATTATACAAGTgatagaaaatgagaagaaagaGTTAGTCGAGAAAGTATCTTCTGCATCAGCGGAGATAACGTCTGGGAAGGAGAAATTGATCCGCTTGCAAGCAGATTTTGATAATTGTAGAAAAAGATTTGACAAGGAGAGGCTGACCGTAAGGACGGACGCCCAAGGGGAAGTGATTGAGAGTCTTTTGCCCATGGTTGACAATTTTGAGAGAGCCAGGCAATACCTTAAACCCGagactgaaaaggaaaaaaagattgATGCAAGTTACCAAGGTATATACAAGCAATTTGTTGAGATTATGAGGAGCTTGGATGTGGCCGTCGTTCCAACCGTGGGAAAGCCTTTCGATCCTTCGGTAAGTGAAGGCTTTTAAGATTTACTTCCTTCAACTTATGCtccaaaaattaaattatgccTTTTTTGGTGAACTTAAATTCTTGTGCCTGTTTGCTTATTGGCTTTTCATGCTTATTTTTTTCTGCTCAACCAAATAAAGTGATCTTAGAATGCAACTTTGACAATGTGTGCCTTTTGAAGGATTTAATATGATATATTTTCTTGGGTGCAAATGATGAAAAATAGTTACTCCGTGTTTGGAAGGGTTTTTGAGGTAGGATGCCGATAAGGGAATGATACGGAAAGGAAAGGATGAAATTGTTTCCCCCTTTGCAAATTTTGTAATATTCTTTATGGTTATTAGACCCTTGCATTTCCTCTACCCTATCCCTTCTACCAATTGAAGGAGAAGTTATCTTGCATTCTACTTTTTCCTACCCTCTTCCTTCCAAACATAGTGTCCGTAGATTGTTGTTTGTTTTACTGAGGTGTGAGACATTCTAGGAATAGAATTACAGTGTATATGGGTTAGTATAAATCAGGGACCTATGCATTCGAATCTTGTTACTCGGAAAAGATTGGGATAACCTTAATATGCACTAAGTCCCCAGTACATGCTCAAGGCATTTTGCGGTTTCCAGTCTGCGTACCTCCACTATTGCCCAAGGGCTTATCTACAATCAAACTTCTAGGACCTTCAGTGAAAATTGGTCGTTTGTGTGTCTCTGCCAAGCAGCATTTTGAATTCTTTTAAAGCTATTTGTTATTGACGTTAAGGTGTTGAGTTTTCATTAAGATGTCGAAGATAGAAGAAATTCCTGGATACCAGTCAAGGGGTGTGTAGAGTGATTAATTTCCCACTTCGCATACCATTCTTATGTGTTTTGCTTCTTATTGATTGAGGGTTAGATGGGTCGAAATTTTCTTTGGTATGTATAGTAGATATTTTTCTGGCTCTTGAACCTCGGCGATGactgatgaaatttttttccttcctgCCACTAGTTGATCTGCACCTTGATACACGTTCCCATGCCTTATAAGTTTTCAACTTTCTATTACAGTTGCATGAAGCTATTGCACGCGAAGAGTCTCAAGAGTTAAAGGAAGGGATTATAATCCAAGAAATCCGCCGTGGGTTTTTACTCGGAGGTCGGCTTCTGAGACCAGCTACGGTTAAAGTCTCATCAGGGCCCGGCAGTAGGAAATCCCCAGTGGCCACTGAGAAAACAACTGCGGGAGTGGAGAAATGATAAGCTCTCTCACGGTAGCTGAACTCGAAGATAAGATACATCTGCTTTCATCAGCCAATCCGGCATTTCCGAGGTATATAAGCTAAAATTAAATTGTCACATTCGCATTGCGTATGTGTTACATAATTTTCTTGAGGGGATATATAAATTCGTTAAACTTCGTTATTTGTTGGAAGAGATCCCAAATGCGAATCGCCCGTCATGAATCTAATAAAAAGGTCCCAATGCTGAATGGTTTTACACTGAAGAGGCCATTTGGAATTGTTTGGTAGAAAGAAGGCTCATTAACATAACAAACGCCCAAGTTTTCTCATAAAACCTGTCCTAACCTTTTTAATTTCAATATTACAAGTACCCACTGAAAACAAATTTAAGTACTGGTTAGGGTTGCAAGTTGGATTTGCAATTCCGATTCCGATATGACATGGGAACATCCGAATTAAATACGGATTTCGGAACAAGTGTTTAATGTTTTGTTAGTGAAAAACACTTGAAAGTACACAAGGAAAAAAATTTGCCTCACATATCAAACTGTTAATGTTGGATGCACTGATATCTAAATCCATGAGTTGCGAGTTCAAtacctaaatgttgaaatttgcTCGTTTAGCATCTATTAGCATTATAAGTTAATATTTAtcttcacttgcaagtgaaataTCTCATATTCGGCTTACATGATTTGCGAGTTCAATACCTTAAATATTGGGATTGGATTATTGTGTGCTTAGCTCAAATCTCCCATTTAAACGAAATAtgatcaaataaaaaacaatgtcTTTGAATATGAGGTCGAGTTTGGGGTTCTTATTTGTGTGGAGTCGTAAGTTTTCAACTCAACGACTATAGTCCATGAGATTCGAATTGGGAATCTCCTTTAACAAAACAGAGTATAAATGCCACGATACAAATCCGTCattgataaaaacaaaaactcaacGATTATCGTTCATGATATCTAAATTCAAAATCTCCTTCAATAAATGGAGTCCAAATGTCACGAGACTAATGTGTGACTAATAATACCTGAAGGCCTCCTTTGGTAGACAGGATTGAAtgcagaaataaaaaaataaaaaaactaatgtCCAACCTGGAAGTAGACCATGAACTCATTAAGAAAACTCATTCATTCCAATCTCCATAAAATAGTATAACTAGAAGAAGTTTTTGTCATGTCTAATCCCCTTGTATTcttctacaacaacaacaacaataaagacttatcccactaagtagggccagctatatgaatcttagaacgtcaCTGCGCTCGATCTTGTGCCAAGTCTTCTGTCAGGTCCAAGTAGTCCAAGTCTTTTCTTACGGTCTCTTTCTAAGTCTTCATAGATCTTCCTTTACCCCTTTGGCACGTCTGTAGGTCTCCCTTCTATTCTTCTAAATATGAAAATCATTCTATATACCTTGAatttaaaaaagggaaaattaaccaaaacacCTTGAAATGTTTCATTTTAATCATCAGGACAACAAAATTTTGATAATGCCCAAATTGGGCATGAGAAAGAAGacaatgaagaaaaatatttcagAAAGATCACATGCATGctcaaaacaaaagcaaaaaaaggcTCCAACAGATAGCCATGTAGCAAGCTCACATGCATTTAtcaagacaaaacaaaaaagacaaGCAAGCTCACATGCAAAGCAAAAGGAAGACAAATAAGTCAGATCACGTTTCAGAAACAGTGATGACAATTTCAGCAATAGTAGAAGATGACAAGTACCAAGGAGATGTCCATACCATACATGTGtaaagattttaatttttttagagtaTTCTCACTCAGTCTATATAAGAGGAGTTCCATTCATTGTAAAAACAGACCTCAACATCTCAACACCTGAACACCCTACTCTCACCGTATACTCACACCATCTTCATCCATAGCCTTCATAGCATCATTGTAAacactttcttgtaaacaaTTATCTTTGTAAACATTCCATACATCAATAAAAGTCCAAGTGTACAgattcaagcaatctccaagtcttaagtaagttttcttttctttctttagtgtttttgtttaattagacttctagtccaaaatagggaaacactattgtagttatattatCAACCTGCTAAACTgaagatcatactttgttcgagtattctgttatagttgaatgtttGCCATAGAAATAACTGGATATTAACcagggtacctctgagttcaaccgttaaggccttatacttgtactgtgagtgaccgtcatgctgaaacatgtcgagttccatgtgcaaggttttatgtctagttgttataatggtcatcTGACTATGTAACCGGGACTGCTTTGCGaatctggtatcagagccaagtttagtattttaatagtataattataatagtaaaatACCTTGAGGACGGAAGTCATTAACATAACTGATATcacacttgtttattttgtatgaacAACATATATTATTGTCCTTATAAACCTTGTCCACAACCACTAAGTATTTATTGTTCCAGACACCCAACTGtaactagcataaagagaagattatcatatatatccaaaagaattagcaggactttgaagaagcaaaagttttatcttggttatattgaacatccttcatttattaataaatataataacacagaactgtagcataaagttttagaagcaaaaagagcaACAGATAAAGTTTTAGAGACctttagagaagaaagagagtttctaagaaACCAGTTAGCAGTAAGTTTAGAGAAAGGTAGActgtagtttatgatagattaccttaatttagaaattagtgaaccacaaaaaagaaaaataaccttaGATCAAAATAGTTtagtatgttattttccattgagaaagcataatcatattttgcataaTGAGAAAAATCCACAAGCTAATAttattgtagatcttattattagtcaagcagaaaatataaaattagaaaattataAGCATAATTATTTGTTAAACCATTTCTTAGaacattttcaaaaaaattccataaaaacaattgacaaaatttatattatattacaatacagttagaagataataataaaaatattcaaaggttttctagcaaaagagaaataaaagagattattgacctcatagatagtaagccaaagcaagtagaacttagattattagaaatagttgagcagttaaaattagaagttcaaaaaaattcaattagtgcaaaaagatttgagtgaacaagtagataagttgcataataagatagataaattattagtttaatgaccgattctagaactagtagaaaatatatccaagttttgaaagaaattagtaagttagataaaCAATCAATATATTTAACAGACTTTTCAACACAAGTAGCTagtagtaatattcccattaggcaaaataattgaattattcaattaattttaagttttgctgaaaaattagatcaagttgaagaataaatagcagaaataaatcaagttttacataaaacatattcatcacttccaccatctttgttagaaaaattagaaaatttaactttaagtaCAAATAACCATATTAGAAGACCTAAGATAAATTCTTTTGATAACAGAAAATGGAACTTtttagaagaaaaggaaaagaagtagttagaGCTGAATACATTTatctaaatgaagaagaagaacaagaatttATTAGAAGAGGTTTTGAAataacacaaaaaaataaatataatttgtatcaATTATGTTTATTTGAAAATAGAACCAGAATTGTAAGTAGCATCGGTCAACATGAAGTTATctgtattgataaagaagttacacttaatttaattagtaaagaaacagttactcatttgagaaaatcacattgtagtcagattcatataggaacaatattaattggaatagcaGGATTAACCAAAGCACAAGTAGGCACAAAAGCATTAGTgtacatatatgatgatagatgggaTAATCACTAACAAGCATCAATATCAACAGTTGAAGTAGAtttaagttcaaacttagcagtcataggatgtatttcaaattatattatgacaataaatgaatttagtaaatatattaaagtgagcataagaacaaaaaattataatataaaaggagagtataaaaatttgtgtattagcttaatgtatatTAGTAAAGCGTCTGATAAATATAATCATaactttaaattaaaattgtaaacacgaaattttcccgAAACAAACGatacaagaacaacgtgcacaaaaataatattttgtatttgatgattttgggttacaatctctctcaaatttgatcatctgattcgatctccgtaaggtgttgatttgtggatatgtgattgatccaaagggccgttgggcttgatctaaggatgaacattctttaagggccgtgggcttgatccttgaaagtggatttgagcggatattcaaggagccgttggggcttgatcttgaggatgagtgtttcttcaagggccgttgaggcttgattttgaataatggtgatgaacggatcttcaagggcttttgggcttgatcttgaagaacggttggatgtatggatttgtcgacattgttgatccaaaggcccGTTGTGGCTTTATCTTAGGATGaatggatgatgaacgatgaacactttctttaagggccgtcggggcttgatcttgaattggtggaagttcttcaagggcctttggggcttgatcttgaattggtggaggttcttcaaagggccgtcggggtttGCTCTTGGAATAACGATGAACGAAGGACGaatagggctttcttgattcttcgggaacctggatgcttgagagcttcggagtttcagagtttcagagcttcaaggttttggtgtaatatgaattggtcaaatgaaatgaatgatattggcttctatttatagaattttccaaggcctagttttgaatataatattaagatgaaataagtcgtttctgccaggtgttgacatgtgtcctgcttgatgacttttctgatttattttgactttttatttagtcacacgctacgtgtaaaatttatatgaCACGTGAGCattgaaattgtaactattggtcaacatttatttcaccgaaatttcgatgtttacaaaaatttcaaaatttaattcaaacatttggtagtaaacatgtaaatatgatagaagcaaaggctgtagataatagctttttagaaggaactcaATGGATATTACTTAATTTACAAGTAGCAAGAAATAGATAATtagataaagtacaaatatatgaaactagtacaggTTAAGCAACAATTAGATTTAGTAATTAcaagcaactagaaaaaatagaagaggatgaaAGTGAGATTGAAAATGAGAGTATTCAtatggcttttgataatttagatattaatttagttgaacaaaattttgatcatattgtagataagCTTATAGAAGATCGtttagatgaagaacaatatttagaaaaatataagacatgATTTATGACTACACATAATTTCAGATGAAgagatgaaaattttgattttagaaataggagtagaacatattttaggatcaaaagaatataataatttattagaattgaaagcaGAATGTAATCCAGTAGAAGAAAGTAGCACATCATGAATATAAAATCCAAATCCAGGATACATACaacattaatgttagattttagtaattcacaaaatatgttagaaTATTTTGAACATACTGTAGATGGTTTAGTTTTTAACTATTTTCTGTCATGCAAAGTTCAAAATCCAGAAAAACATCAGGCAGCcaaaacacattttaatattgatggttttgttactttgattaaacaagaatttttagatcataataggttagatgATAGAAgcaaacaagaacaaataagagcaattagaaatttagaacaattacaaatttttgATTTACAGTATATAGTTAAGTATACCAcaaatttctttaaatatttaggaagagcaggtagaattagtgatattaatttattagatacttatatgacaaaaataaaaggaccaataggtGAAAAGATTTAGAATGAATGTCAAaagcatccaaagaaaaatgatattgcaatAGGACTGAGAATTgaacatgtatatgatatacttagacaagagtgtagtcaaataaaagTTAAGAGACAAATTAGAaagtgttgtaaatagtgggttgcccacatgtgtatagtaatgtgtatagtaaagtatCACATGTGAATAATAAGTTTTGTAAGTTTTCGTTGAGgaggctctataaatagagcacttcgGTTGTTCaatgaaagaaaaaatcaagaagagaaaaggaaTAAATATAATACTCTCAGTATCCCTCATTTTCTAATATCTGCAATACTTTTGtcagtgtgatattttgcaccACTTCGTCCTCGTTCTTACCAAAGGTTATTTCtctacttttgcctatttataacacgttatcagcacgacttactaatcatttctcatttcccttcatcgaaaagaaaaaaaaatgtttcctctaaggtttttactgttcttcttcttcctctgcctcaaTTGCTGGGTATACCCTCGCAAAGAACTGTTTGCACCATGTTTACTTCTAGTTCTTAAACTAACAGttacttatatctttgatttcttgttttgtgTAGATATTGACTACTAACCCACTGATTAtttatgcaatccaagatggtgcggtactatcgcctatcttggactgcagatctaattttactgcaattttaggtggtgtggaATAATCACCTACTTtgctctgcatatttaaattttatcgcaattttaggtggtgtggaATCATCACCCACTCtgctctgcatatttaaattttatctgttctgcatatttaaattttatcgcaattttaggtggtgtggaATAATCACCCACtctgctttgcatatttaaattttatcgcaattttagatGGTGCAGTATAATTGTCCACCttgctttgcatatttaaattttatcgcaatttcaggtggtgcggtataatcgtccaccctgcattttatcgcaatttcaggtggtgcggtataatcgtccaccctgctttgtatatttaaattttatcacaattttaggtggtgcgatataatcgtccaccttgctctacatatttaaattttcctgctgTTTAAAGTAGTGCTGAATAATCGCCCATCCTATATTTGTTTCAATGAGAATGGTGTGGTACAATTGCCTTTCTCATTAATCATGTAAATCTTgagcctgaagtttcgagtatttatcattttggcctgaagataaaaaatttgtaagaaccagaagttctaacaatatattCCTCTAGaacacatattattgcaag includes:
- the LOC126632293 gene encoding uncharacterized protein LOC126632293 codes for the protein MANSLFLPNHTLIAPPPRRLSASVSSKPNKPQPRLLPCPPPPLGFINFSLTSNSSSSIINPSSRRRAASSFKSRLAPQDSVPPTNSRKESSKSNAGPSGSGGDEEQLPSLKTLLKVYKEAIFNGDGKTVSEVEAIIQVIENEKKELVEKVSSASAEITSGKEKLIRLQADFDNCRKRFDKERLTVRTDAQGEVIESLLPMVDNFERARQYLKPETEKEKKIDASYQGIYKQFVEIMRSLDVAVVPTVGKPFDPSLHEAIAREESQELKEGIIIQEIRRGFLLGGRLLRPATVKVSSGPGSRKSPVATEKTTAGVEK